One segment of Tistrella mobilis DNA contains the following:
- a CDS encoding LysR family transcriptional regulator, protein MNWDDLRYFLALQRSGSLLGAARVLKVDHTTVARRVDALETALGLRLFDRLPRGWVPTADGERLLPAAERVEEGVIALGRAGAAAGGLAGTVRVAVPPVFGAHFLAPRLAPLALAHPELELELAGDIGAVSLLRRDADLAVRLERTGDGELISRRLGRMGFALYGTPEHAARPPARWEFAGYDDRLAGVAQQRWLIRQAAGRPIRLRANDLAALAEYAATGLALAALPHFLADPDPRLVRVVEDTEGEAGRDIWLLVHADLRRSPRVRAVMDAVIGACTRDRALLDGSGVAKPTGAPATP, encoded by the coding sequence ATGAACTGGGACGATCTGCGCTACTTCCTGGCGCTTCAGCGCAGCGGGTCGCTGCTGGGTGCGGCGCGGGTGCTCAAGGTCGACCACACCACGGTTGCCCGGCGGGTGGACGCGCTGGAAACCGCGCTCGGCCTCAGGCTCTTCGACCGGCTGCCGCGCGGCTGGGTGCCGACCGCCGATGGCGAACGCCTGCTGCCGGCCGCCGAACGGGTGGAAGAGGGGGTGATCGCCCTCGGCCGTGCCGGTGCGGCGGCGGGCGGGCTCGCCGGCACGGTGCGGGTGGCGGTACCGCCGGTCTTCGGTGCGCATTTTCTGGCGCCGCGGCTGGCGCCCTTGGCCCTTGCCCATCCTGAGCTTGAACTGGAACTGGCCGGCGATATCGGCGCGGTCAGCCTGCTGCGCCGGGATGCGGATCTGGCGGTCCGGCTGGAGCGCACCGGTGATGGCGAGTTGATCAGCCGGCGCCTGGGCCGGATGGGCTTCGCCCTCTACGGCACGCCCGAACATGCCGCCCGTCCGCCGGCGCGCTGGGAATTCGCCGGCTATGACGACCGTCTGGCCGGGGTGGCGCAGCAGCGCTGGCTGATCCGCCAGGCGGCCGGCCGGCCGATCCGGCTGCGGGCCAATGATCTGGCGGCGCTGGCCGAATATGCGGCGACCGGGCTGGCGCTCGCCGCCCTGCCGCATTTCCTTGCCGATCCCGATCCCCGGCTGGTCAGGGTGGTGGAAGACACCGAAGGCGAGGCCGGCCGCGACATCTGGCTGCTGGTCCATGCCGATCTGCGCCGCTCCCCCCGGGTGCGGGCGGTCATGGATGCGGTGATCGGCGCCTGTACCCGCGACCGGGCGCTGCTCGACGGTTCCGGCGTGGCAAAGCCCACGGGGGCGCCCGCCACCCCCTGA
- a CDS encoding quinone oxidoreductase family protein, which translates to MSAVATARAVRLYAAGGTEGFRVEELPVPAPGPGEILIRQTVAGLNFLDIYHRRGLYPLPALPTVIGAEAAGVVEAVGPDVTGLAPGDRIAWAGAPYGGYATHRLLPAWRALKLPDAVGDDMAAASLLRALTVEMLFTRVRVMQPGETVVVHAAAGGIGRMAIAHGRRLGLRMIGIAGGAEKAALARAAGADLVIDRRAEDPVAAVQAATDGGAHLVIDGIGGDMLARSFGMARRFGMVASLGEAAGRIPVVSVYDLGPARSIALARPSVIGFISDAETYRSAGAAVITRMAEGLIVPTGGRLPLDRIAEAHDRLESGVGTGALLLDTGA; encoded by the coding sequence ATGTCCGCTGTCGCCACCGCCCGCGCCGTCCGCCTTTATGCGGCCGGGGGGACCGAAGGTTTCCGTGTCGAGGAGCTGCCGGTGCCGGCCCCGGGGCCGGGCGAGATCCTGATCCGCCAGACGGTCGCCGGGCTGAACTTCCTCGACATCTACCACCGCCGCGGGCTCTATCCGCTGCCGGCCCTGCCGACGGTGATCGGCGCCGAGGCCGCCGGCGTGGTCGAGGCGGTGGGGCCGGATGTCACGGGGCTGGCACCGGGCGACCGGATCGCCTGGGCCGGCGCCCCTTATGGCGGCTATGCCACCCATCGCCTGCTGCCGGCCTGGCGGGCCCTGAAGCTGCCGGATGCCGTGGGTGACGACATGGCCGCCGCCTCTCTGCTGCGGGCGCTGACGGTCGAGATGCTGTTCACGCGGGTGCGGGTGATGCAGCCGGGCGAGACCGTGGTGGTGCACGCCGCCGCCGGGGGGATCGGCCGGATGGCGATCGCCCATGGCCGGCGGCTGGGGCTGCGGATGATCGGGATTGCCGGCGGGGCCGAAAAGGCGGCGCTCGCCCGCGCGGCCGGGGCCGATCTGGTGATCGACCGCAGGGCGGAAGATCCGGTGGCCGCGGTGCAGGCGGCAACCGATGGCGGCGCCCATCTGGTGATCGACGGCATCGGCGGCGACATGCTGGCCCGGAGCTTCGGCATGGCTCGCCGTTTCGGCATGGTCGCGAGCCTGGGCGAGGCCGCAGGGCGGATCCCGGTGGTCTCCGTCTATGATCTGGGCCCGGCGCGATCCATCGCCCTCGCCCGGCCGAGCGTGATCGGCTTCATCTCCGATGCGGAAACCTATCGCAGCGCCGGTGCCGCGGTGATCACGCGCATGGCGGAGGGGCTGATCGTGCCGACCGGCGGCCGCCTGCCGCTCGACCGGATCGCCGAGGCGCATGACCGGCTGGAATCCGGCGTCGGCACCGGCGCCCTGCTGCTCGATACCGGCGCCTGA
- a CDS encoding universal stress protein has protein sequence MSYKSLLVHVDDRPSTEARLDVARMLQERFDAHLTAVYLSVDVVMPGYMMEHVPSSVLEAAAEERKKQAKQRLAEIDTMLKRRHMTVEMRSESVIATDYIDRVALHARYADLTILGQPEPGTDDAGDLLIEETMFGAGRPVLVVPYIGLPKAGKVGSKVLAAYDGGREATRALVDALPMLKTADTVKLLVINPKPGRHGEAPGHDMARYLARHGVKVEVAVEKMSTSDVGIGDAVLNHVAENDIDLLVMGAYGHSRLRELVLGGVTRHIMGHMTVPVLMSH, from the coding sequence ATGTCCTACAAGAGCCTGCTCGTCCATGTCGACGATCGTCCGTCGACCGAAGCCCGTCTCGATGTCGCGCGCATGCTGCAGGAGCGGTTCGACGCCCATCTGACCGCCGTCTATCTGTCGGTGGACGTGGTGATGCCCGGCTACATGATGGAGCATGTCCCCTCCAGCGTGCTGGAAGCGGCGGCGGAAGAGCGTAAGAAGCAGGCGAAGCAGCGCCTGGCCGAAATCGACACGATGCTGAAGCGGCGGCACATGACCGTCGAGATGCGCTCCGAGAGCGTGATCGCCACCGATTACATCGACCGCGTCGCCCTGCATGCCCGCTATGCCGATCTGACCATTCTGGGCCAGCCCGAGCCCGGCACCGACGATGCCGGCGACCTGCTGATCGAGGAAACCATGTTCGGCGCCGGCCGGCCGGTGCTGGTCGTCCCCTATATCGGCCTGCCCAAGGCCGGCAAGGTCGGCAGCAAGGTGCTCGCCGCCTATGACGGCGGCCGCGAGGCCACCCGCGCGCTGGTCGACGCCCTGCCGATGCTGAAGACCGCCGACACCGTCAAGCTGCTGGTGATCAATCCCAAGCCCGGCCGCCATGGCGAGGCGCCCGGCCACGACATGGCCCGCTATCTGGCCCGCCACGGCGTCAAGGTCGAGGTGGCGGTCGAAAAGATGTCGACCAGCGATGTCGGCATCGGCGATGCGGTGCTGAACCATGTGGCCGAGAACGATATCGACCTGCTGGTGATGGGCGCCTATGGCCACAGCCGCCTGCGCGAGCTGGTGCTGGGCGGCGTGACCCGCCACATCATGGGCCATATGACCGTGCCGGTGCTGATGTCGCACTGA